One segment of Asaia bogorensis NBRC 16594 DNA contains the following:
- the cyoC gene encoding cytochrome o ubiquinol oxidase subunit III, whose product MANISATPHGTAHGIDDHEHHNTNNVFGFWIYLMTDCLLFGTLFATFAVMRTQFAGGPTGKELFDLNGVGLETALLLLSSITFGFGMLSAYARKQGAMLAWLAITFVLGLGFLVLEIREFAHLIHEGAGPDRSAFLSAFFTLVATHGLHVTCGLVWIAVIMVQSFSAQVFSTRYMDKLQCLSLFWHFLDIVWICVFTFVYLLSVI is encoded by the coding sequence ATGGCAAATATCTCAGCAACGCCGCACGGCACCGCACACGGCATCGATGATCACGAACACCACAACACGAACAACGTGTTTGGTTTCTGGATCTACCTGATGACGGACTGCCTCCTTTTCGGGACGCTGTTCGCCACCTTCGCTGTCATGCGCACCCAGTTCGCTGGTGGCCCGACGGGCAAGGAGCTGTTTGATCTGAACGGGGTAGGGCTGGAAACAGCCCTCCTCCTGCTCAGCTCGATCACCTTCGGTTTCGGTATGCTTTCGGCTTATGCCCGCAAGCAGGGCGCCATGCTTGCATGGCTCGCCATCACCTTCGTGCTCGGCCTCGGCTTCCTTGTTCTCGAAATCCGCGAATTCGCTCACCTTATCCATGAAGGCGCCGGACCGGATCGCTCTGCGTTCCTTTCCGCTTTCTTCACGCTGGTGGCGACGCATGGTCTTCACGTGACCTGTGGTCTGGTCTGGATCGCTGTTATCATGGTCCAGAGCTTCAGCGCGCAGGTTTTCAGCACACGCTATATGGACAAGCTCCAGTGCCTGAGCCTCTTCTGGCACTTCCTGGATATCGTCTGGATCTGCGTGTTCACCTTCGTTTATCTGTTGAGTGTGATCTGA
- the cyoB gene encoding cytochrome o ubiquinol oxidase subunit I — protein MLGKLTLSAIPLDVPILVGTFSGVVIVALAVLGAITYFGKWGYLWREWLTSVDHKRLGIMYIVLALVMLFRGFADAIMMRSQLALAYNGNPGYLPPHHYDQIFSAHGTIMIFFMAMAFMTGLLNVIVPLQIGARDVAFPFLNSLSFWMTTISAVLINVSLFIGEFAQCGWLVYPPLSEQQFSPGVGVDYYIWAVQLAGVGTLLTGVNFFVTIVKMRAPGMGWMQLPVFTWTAFVTVVLIMAVFPVLTVTLAELALDRYLGMHFFTNDGGGSVQLYLSLIWTWGHPEVYILVLPAFGVFSEITQTFSRKPLFGYRVMVYATLAIGVLSFIVWAHHFFTMGAGPNVNAFFGVATMIIAVPTGVKIFNWLFTMYKGRIQFNGIMYWVIGFMVTFSIGGMTGVMMAMPAADFVLHNSLFLIAHFHNVIIGGVYFGYVAGLNFWWPKVLGFKMNESWGKRAFWCWFVGFYLAFVPLYIAGFEGMTRRMNHYDNADWHVQMLIAAAGAAVIAVGVVCQLMQIYVSIRDRNLAENRDFTGDPWNARTLEWSMSSPPPAYNFAVLPDVHGIDTFHTEKQMGRRSYEGKVLAPIHMPKNTAAGFFVGAFSFVLGFAAIWYIWWLAALALIGVFATVILRSFNNDVDYYVPVSEIERDQENYVRSLTAQAAE, from the coding sequence ATGCTAGGTAAGTTAACACTTTCGGCGATACCGCTGGACGTGCCCATTCTCGTCGGCACGTTCTCAGGTGTAGTTATCGTCGCGCTCGCCGTTCTGGGTGCCATCACCTATTTCGGCAAATGGGGCTATCTGTGGCGTGAATGGCTGACCTCGGTCGACCACAAGCGTCTGGGTATCATGTACATCGTACTGGCCCTCGTCATGCTGTTCCGCGGCTTTGCCGACGCCATCATGATGCGCAGCCAGCTCGCTCTGGCCTATAATGGCAACCCGGGCTATCTGCCCCCTCACCATTACGACCAGATCTTCTCCGCCCATGGCACCATCATGATCTTCTTCATGGCCATGGCGTTCATGACGGGTCTGCTCAATGTCATCGTGCCGCTGCAGATCGGCGCACGCGACGTGGCGTTCCCGTTCCTGAACTCGCTGAGCTTCTGGATGACCACGATCAGCGCTGTTCTGATCAACGTATCGCTCTTCATCGGTGAATTCGCTCAGTGCGGCTGGCTGGTCTATCCGCCGCTGTCCGAGCAGCAGTTCAGCCCTGGCGTTGGTGTGGATTACTACATCTGGGCCGTGCAGCTTGCCGGTGTCGGTACGTTGCTGACTGGAGTAAACTTCTTCGTCACCATCGTGAAGATGCGCGCTCCGGGCATGGGCTGGATGCAGCTCCCCGTGTTCACCTGGACGGCTTTCGTCACGGTCGTTCTGATCATGGCAGTCTTCCCGGTTCTGACGGTCACCCTGGCCGAGCTCGCGCTTGACCGTTATCTGGGTATGCACTTCTTCACCAATGATGGCGGCGGCAGCGTTCAGCTGTATCTCTCGCTCATCTGGACGTGGGGTCACCCGGAAGTTTACATCCTGGTTCTGCCGGCCTTCGGTGTGTTCTCGGAGATCACCCAGACATTCTCGCGCAAGCCCCTGTTTGGCTACCGCGTGATGGTTTACGCCACGCTTGCGATCGGCGTTCTGTCCTTCATCGTCTGGGCTCACCACTTCTTCACCATGGGCGCAGGCCCGAACGTCAATGCCTTCTTCGGTGTTGCCACGATGATCATCGCCGTCCCGACGGGCGTGAAGATCTTCAACTGGCTGTTCACCATGTACAAGGGCCGTATTCAGTTCAACGGCATCATGTACTGGGTCATCGGCTTCATGGTCACCTTCTCCATCGGTGGCATGACGGGCGTCATGATGGCGATGCCGGCAGCCGACTTCGTGCTGCATAACTCGCTGTTCCTGATCGCTCACTTCCACAACGTCATCATCGGCGGTGTGTATTTCGGTTATGTCGCAGGTCTGAACTTCTGGTGGCCGAAGGTTCTCGGCTTCAAGATGAACGAGTCCTGGGGCAAGCGCGCCTTCTGGTGCTGGTTCGTCGGTTTCTACCTTGCGTTCGTGCCGCTCTATATTGCCGGCTTCGAAGGTATGACCCGTCGTATGAACCATTACGACAATGCTGACTGGCATGTTCAGATGCTCATCGCTGCTGCCGGCGCTGCCGTCATTGCAGTGGGTGTTGTCTGCCAGCTGATGCAGATCTACGTCTCGATCCGCGATCGTAACCTGGCCGAGAACCGTGACTTCACGGGTGATCCGTGGAACGCACGTACGCTCGAATGGTCGATGTCCTCGCCCCCGCCCGCCTATAACTTCGCCGTCCTTCCTGACGTTCACGGTATCGATACGTTCCATACCGAGAAGCAGATGGGCCGTCGCAGCTATGAGGGTAAGGTGCTCGCACCGATCCATATGCCGAAGAACACGGCTGCCGGCTTCTTTGTCGGTGCCTTCAGCTTCGTGCTTGGTTTCGCAGCGATCTGGTACATCTGGTGGCTTGCCGCACTCGCCCTTATCGGCGTGTTCGCGACGGTCATCCTGCGCAGCTTCAACAATGATGTGGACTACTATGTCCCGGTTAGCGAAATCGAACGCGACCAGGAAAATTATGTCCGCTCGCTGACAGCACAGGCGGCAGAATAA
- a CDS encoding Bax inhibitor-1/YccA family protein has translation MAFVPNSRSGNTSGNTGAARVDTVDAGLRAYMLSVYNWMTAGLVVTGFVAYAVAETSLRDLFFQQVLTPGGILTRPTGLGMLTIFAPLAFVMVMSFGVNRLSRQTAQGLFWAFCAVMGASLSNILIVYTHTSVASTFFVTAATFAAMSLWGYTTRRDLSSLGSFLFMGLIGLVIASLVNMFLHSPAMSFMVSLIGVVLFTVLTAFDTQRIRATYQYYLSYVGPEEMGKRSVYDALSLYLNFINLFTFLLQFMGVRNNNNS, from the coding sequence CGCCAGGGTCGATACGGTCGATGCCGGTTTGCGCGCCTACATGCTCAGCGTTTATAACTGGATGACAGCGGGGCTGGTGGTGACCGGTTTCGTGGCATATGCCGTAGCCGAAACCTCGTTGCGTGACCTCTTCTTCCAGCAGGTTCTGACGCCGGGTGGCATTCTGACCCGCCCGACGGGGCTGGGAATGCTCACGATCTTCGCCCCGCTGGCCTTTGTCATGGTCATGTCATTCGGTGTGAACCGCCTGTCGCGTCAGACTGCGCAGGGTTTGTTCTGGGCTTTCTGCGCCGTGATGGGCGCCAGCCTGTCGAATATTCTGATTGTCTATACCCATACCTCCGTGGCGAGCACGTTCTTCGTTACAGCAGCAACGTTTGCGGCGATGTCTCTGTGGGGCTACACGACCCGCCGTGACCTCAGTTCGCTTGGCTCGTTCCTGTTCATGGGGCTTATCGGTCTGGTTATAGCCAGTCTGGTCAACATGTTCCTCCACAGCCCCGCCATGTCATTCATGGTGAGCCTGATCGGTGTGGTGCTGTTCACGGTGCTGACAGCGTTTGACACGCAGCGTATCCGCGCAACCTATCAATACTACCTGTCCTATGTGGGGCCGGAGGAAATGGGCAAGCGCAGTGTTTACGATGCGCTTTCGCTTTATCTGAACTTTATCAACCTCTTCACCTTTTTGCTCCAGTTCATGGGCGTTCGTAATAATAACAACAGCTGA
- the cyoA gene encoding ubiquinol oxidase subunit II, with product MNNRLLPKLRRLLPLAPAFFLSGCTLDLLDPRGPVGLQNRNVILIELGVMLCIVIPVIIMTLYFAWKYRESNTSAEYLPNWDHSTKIEFFVWGVPAVVIVILGAIAIITSYTLDPYRPLHSAEAAGRKPLNVEVVALDWKWLFIYPDQGVATVNQLAVPVNTPINFRITSDSVMTSFFIPRLGSQVYAMAGMQTQLHLLASAPGDYLGEAAHYTGRGFSDMKFRTLAMTDEDFNQWVEKVKGASDSLDSADYPQVAAPQEAAPVKYFAHVQPNLFDSIVAKYNNGMVIDKSTGQVMHMQSAMSDMQMKE from the coding sequence ATGAACAATAGACTCTTGCCGAAGTTGCGGCGGCTACTGCCGCTGGCGCCGGCGTTTTTCCTCTCCGGTTGTACGCTCGATCTTCTCGATCCGCGTGGCCCGGTTGGGCTTCAGAACCGTAACGTCATCCTGATCGAACTGGGTGTGATGCTCTGCATCGTCATCCCTGTCATCATCATGACACTGTACTTCGCCTGGAAGTATCGCGAGAGCAACACATCGGCTGAGTATCTGCCGAACTGGGATCACTCGACGAAGATCGAATTCTTCGTCTGGGGCGTCCCGGCTGTTGTGATCGTCATCCTCGGCGCGATCGCGATCATCACGAGCTATACGCTCGACCCCTATCGCCCGCTGCATTCGGCTGAGGCGGCAGGGCGCAAGCCTCTGAATGTCGAAGTTGTCGCACTCGACTGGAAATGGCTGTTCATCTACCCCGACCAGGGTGTTGCAACGGTCAACCAGCTTGCGGTGCCGGTCAATACGCCGATCAACTTCCGCATCACCTCTGACTCGGTCATGACGTCGTTCTTCATCCCGCGTCTGGGCTCGCAGGTGTATGCCATGGCTGGCATGCAGACGCAGCTCCATCTTCTGGCCAGTGCGCCGGGCGATTACCTGGGCGAAGCAGCGCACTACACGGGTCGCGGCTTCTCTGACATGAAGTTCCGCACGCTCGCCATGACGGATGAGGATTTCAACCAGTGGGTGGAAAAGGTGAAGGGCGCGTCTGACTCGCTCGACTCAGCCGACTATCCGCAGGTTGCCGCTCCGCAGGAAGCAGCACCGGTCAAGTATTTCGCGCATGTTCAGCCGAACCTCTTCGACAGCATCGTGGCCAAGTATAACAACGGTATGGTCATCGACAAGTCGACGGGTCAGGTCATGCACATGCAGTCCGCCATGTCCGACATGCAGATGAAGGAATAG
- the cyoD gene encoding cytochrome o ubiquinol oxidase subunit IV: MSQASTHQHEGESHGSFASYIIGFVIAAILTVAAFAIVEMHLMTPGVTFGVIAALAVVQIFVHLIYFLHMNSSSSQSWNNTAFAFAVICVLIIIGGTIFIIHDVSMNMMSR; encoded by the coding sequence ATGAGCCAAGCATCGACCCATCAACACGAAGGCGAGTCTCACGGCAGCTTCGCCTCGTACATCATCGGCTTCGTGATTGCGGCCATCCTGACGGTGGCGGCTTTCGCTATCGTCGAGATGCACCTCATGACCCCCGGCGTGACCTTCGGTGTCATCGCCGCGCTGGCCGTGGTTCAGATCTTTGTGCATCTGATCTACTTCCTGCACATGAACAGCAGCTCGAGCCAATCCTGGAACAACACGGCATTTGCCTTCGCGGTCATCTGCGTGCTGATCATCATCGGTGGAACGATCTTCATCATCCACGATGTCAGCATGAACATGATGTCGCGCTGA